In Thalassophryne amazonica chromosome 4, fThaAma1.1, whole genome shotgun sequence, a genomic segment contains:
- the LOC117509041 gene encoding claudin-3-like, with product MEQQLELAALVLGLTGWLCAILTHCLALWYVSGTLDNTTATLPVYWDGVWLEWDHWDFGHDGSLHCSFYKSLMSLSGSFRTWRALIMAAIGAGALAVVTGTVGAVFFPKRGQIKVLSGALFVLCAILLLVPVAWTCHHTSQPLESVVLLRRTWGPALYLDWTSFALMLIVGTFLTSRYPRFQREVQKCELHQQDNLHTASMSSDHNPSDVELKNWII from the coding sequence ATGGAGCAGCAGCTGGAGCTGGCGGCTTTGGTTCTGGGCCTCACCGGGTGGCTCTGTGCCATTCTGACGCACTGCCTCGCTCTGTGGTACGTCAGCGGCACCCTGGACAACACCACAGCCACTCTGCCTGTCTACTGGGACGGGGTGTGGCTGGAATGGGACCACTGGGACTTCGGCCATGATGGGAGCCTGCACTGCTCCTTCTACAAGTCCCTCATGTCTCTGTCTGGGAGCTTTCGTACGTGGAGAGCGCTCATCATGGCTGCCATCGGAGCCGGGGCCTTGGCTGTGGTGACGGGTACAGTCGGGGCCGTGTTCTTCCCCAAGAGGGGCCAGATCAAGGTGCTTTCTGGTGCTCTCTTTGTGCTGTGTGCGATCCTGCTGCTGGTTCCCGTGGCGTGGACGTGCCATCACACCAGTCAGCCACTGGAGAGCGTCGTTCTTCTGCGGCGAACCTGGGGTCCGGCGCTGTACCTCGACTGGACCTCCTTTGCCCTGATGCTGATCGTGGGCACATTTCTCACCTCCAGATACCCTAGGTTTCAGAGGGAAGTGCAGAAGTGTGAACTACATCAACAGGACAACCTTCACACAGCCAGCATGAGCTCTGATCACAACCCCTCTGATGTGGAACTCAAGAACTGGATTATTTAA